The Synechococcales cyanobacterium T60_A2020_003 genome includes a region encoding these proteins:
- the mrdA gene encoding penicillin-binding protein 2, whose translation MATGVVFIPRDRKPTPTTSSAPKSGEFREHLFQRAAWLMMVITVLMGGCTYRLIHLQLIDGQKNLERAEANRIRMIPLRADRGNIVDRNGVYLATNQLSRSLYFWPRQHSPQAWQQIAAQVSPIVGIPVPEILQRLETVGYDSPLPVRIAQQLNPNAFVAISEKSEQWPGVEIIPETSRVYPKGKLAAHALGYLGEASEEDMQAHPDYPSGMIVGKMGVEQFANDRLAGVWGNRLVEVDARGKEHQLLGTQPAQSGSTVQLTLDAAMQTAAERALGARRGAVVALDVRTGAVLTLASTPAFDPNIFTHRITEAEWNSLHEGDQPFLNRALQPYPPGSTFKIVTSVAGMESGKFNPGSVLGTAAFITVGDTQFWEHSKQGYGTIGFVDALAYSSNTFFYQVGMAVGPEAIAKWGGILGIGTTSDMGLLGFTPGMIPTPAQKETIFGEPWYVGDTVSTAIGQGLVQVTPLELAVMVAAIANGGSRVHPHLLTSETALPDMHPEPTGIASDVISVIQAGLKATVQRGTAQVLNDGSIPPSAGKTGTSEVLGQESHALFVGYAPADNPQIAVAVIVENGGYGGVAAVPVAKEVYKAYFKK comes from the coding sequence ATGGCAACAGGCGTTGTCTTTATTCCTCGCGATCGCAAGCCAACTCCTACCACGTCCTCCGCCCCAAAATCGGGTGAGTTCCGGGAGCATCTTTTCCAACGGGCAGCCTGGTTGATGATGGTGATCACCGTGCTGATGGGAGGATGTACCTATCGCCTCATCCACCTTCAGTTGATTGATGGTCAGAAGAATCTGGAACGCGCCGAAGCCAATCGAATTCGGATGATCCCGCTACGCGCCGATCGCGGCAACATCGTCGATCGCAATGGAGTTTATTTAGCAACTAACCAACTGTCGCGATCGCTCTACTTCTGGCCTCGGCAGCATTCACCGCAAGCCTGGCAGCAGATTGCCGCGCAGGTCAGTCCGATTGTCGGTATTCCTGTTCCTGAAATCCTGCAACGTCTGGAAACGGTGGGGTATGATTCCCCCCTGCCCGTTCGCATTGCCCAACAGCTTAATCCCAACGCCTTCGTCGCCATATCGGAAAAGTCAGAGCAATGGCCAGGGGTAGAAATCATTCCTGAGACAAGCCGCGTGTATCCCAAGGGAAAACTAGCCGCCCATGCGTTGGGATACCTGGGCGAAGCCAGCGAAGAGGATATGCAGGCTCACCCGGACTATCCCAGTGGCATGATCGTCGGCAAAATGGGGGTCGAACAGTTCGCGAACGATCGCTTAGCGGGCGTGTGGGGAAATCGATTAGTTGAAGTAGACGCCCGTGGCAAAGAGCATCAGCTTTTGGGCACTCAACCTGCTCAATCGGGCAGCACCGTTCAACTGACCCTCGATGCCGCGATGCAGACTGCCGCAGAACGAGCGCTTGGGGCAAGACGGGGCGCTGTTGTGGCCTTGGATGTCCGTACGGGAGCAGTGCTCACCTTAGCCTCTACGCCTGCCTTTGATCCCAATATCTTTACTCATCGGATTACGGAGGCGGAATGGAACAGCCTTCACGAAGGGGATCAGCCATTTTTGAACCGTGCCTTGCAGCCCTATCCGCCTGGTAGCACCTTCAAGATTGTGACGTCGGTTGCCGGAATGGAATCGGGCAAGTTTAATCCTGGGTCGGTACTCGGCACGGCAGCCTTTATCACCGTAGGCGATACCCAATTCTGGGAACACAGTAAGCAGGGCTATGGAACCATCGGCTTTGTGGATGCTCTCGCCTACAGCAGCAATACCTTTTTCTATCAGGTGGGCATGGCCGTTGGCCCGGAGGCGATCGCCAAATGGGGCGGCATTTTGGGCATTGGCACTACCTCCGACATGGGGTTACTGGGCTTCACACCGGGCATGATTCCGACTCCGGCCCAGAAAGAAACGATTTTTGGAGAGCCTTGGTATGTGGGCGATACGGTGAGTACGGCCATCGGTCAGGGCTTGGTACAGGTGACACCGCTGGAGCTTGCCGTGATGGTGGCGGCGATCGCCAATGGGGGATCCCGCGTTCATCCCCACTTATTGACGTCTGAGACGGCTTTACCCGACATGCACCCCGAACCCACGGGCATCGCATCTGACGTAATCTCGGTCATTCAGGCAGGCTTAAAAGCGACCGTGCAACGAGGAACTGCTCAGGTCTTGAATGATGGATCGATTCCTCCCTCAGCGGGCAAGACGGGAACCTCCGAAGTGCTAGGTCAAGAATCCCATGCGCTCTTTGTCGGCTATGCTCCCGCTGATAATCCCCAAATTGCGGTGGCGGTGATTGTCGAAAATGGCGGATACGGCGGTGTGGCAGCCGTGCCCGTAGCCAAAGAGGTGTATAAGGCGTATTTCAAAAAATAG
- a CDS encoding divalent-cation tolerance protein CutA: MSAFGVVLVTVPSQEEAIALARSLVEQKLVACANLFPVQSIYTWDGNLCEEQEWQLILKTRLDRFFQLEHAIREQHSYDVPEIIALPIVNASDPYLQWIEAQTSPHPLF, encoded by the coding sequence ATGAGTGCGTTTGGAGTGGTGCTGGTCACGGTTCCGTCCCAGGAGGAGGCGATCGCCCTAGCCCGATCCCTCGTAGAACAGAAGCTAGTCGCCTGTGCAAACCTATTCCCAGTGCAATCTATTTACACGTGGGACGGGAATCTCTGCGAAGAGCAGGAATGGCAATTGATCTTGAAAACCCGACTGGATCGCTTTTTTCAGCTTGAGCACGCGATCCGAGAACAGCATTCCTACGACGTACCTGAAATTATTGCCCTGCCGATTGTGAATGCGTCCGATCCCTATTTGCAGTGGATCGAAGCCCAAACCTCTCCCCATCCGTTATTTTGA
- a CDS encoding chloride channel protein: MSKERYRLFLGAGAAAGIAAGFNAPIAGVFFALEVVLGTSFTTSAASLILLSSVVSSLVSGTLLGVHPAFTLPAYQVLSPWEWIYYFGLGVLASGVSLLFTQIVRGCQASFRGEVAALQWLSTIPPVFQPVLSGLVVGAIALLLPQVLDVGYGSFNVILSGDSWPLATLALLLGAKLLATAISSGSGLVGGIFAPAMFLGACLGSFYGQGLAIALPPGFDHIAPPPAYAMVGMAAVLAGTVRAPLTAILLLFELTKNYLIILPLMVAVGVSVQGAEWIKARQSVQSLDLAQMGVSLVKETAQDLLASVQIQDVMNTTYLMLPLSTPIVDAGATMVGESVRAAILVDPSDRPVGIVTLTDIKRGLSGTGRSPLGLTLSDIATKEILIAYPDESAAQAITRMDSRGLHFLPVVDRDHPAKVLGIVERDRILLAGELKSMQSLLTHQELQTV; this comes from the coding sequence GTGTCGAAAGAACGCTATCGGCTGTTTCTGGGGGCGGGGGCAGCGGCAGGCATTGCGGCGGGATTCAACGCCCCTATTGCTGGGGTATTCTTTGCCTTGGAAGTCGTGTTGGGAACCAGTTTCACCACCTCTGCTGCCAGTCTCATCCTACTCTCATCCGTTGTGTCCTCTCTCGTCTCCGGCACGCTGTTGGGAGTGCATCCGGCCTTTACCCTACCTGCCTATCAGGTCTTAAGTCCATGGGAGTGGATTTACTACTTTGGCCTAGGGGTTCTAGCCAGCGGTGTCTCGCTGCTCTTCACGCAAATCGTGCGGGGATGTCAGGCGAGCTTTCGTGGTGAAGTGGCTGCATTGCAGTGGCTCAGTACGATTCCGCCCGTCTTTCAACCTGTGCTGAGTGGGTTAGTGGTCGGCGCGATCGCCCTCCTATTGCCTCAGGTCTTGGACGTGGGCTACGGATCGTTCAACGTGATTTTGAGTGGCGATTCCTGGCCGTTAGCGACCCTCGCTCTCCTGCTGGGAGCCAAGCTTTTGGCAACGGCCATTAGTTCCGGCAGCGGCCTCGTGGGCGGCATTTTTGCTCCGGCCATGTTTCTGGGGGCCTGTTTGGGATCGTTCTACGGTCAAGGATTGGCGATCGCCCTGCCCCCCGGATTTGATCACATCGCCCCTCCTCCCGCCTACGCTATGGTGGGCATGGCTGCGGTTTTAGCGGGTACGGTCAGAGCGCCGCTCACCGCAATTTTGCTGCTGTTTGAACTCACCAAGAACTATTTGATCATCCTGCCCCTAATGGTGGCGGTAGGGGTTAGCGTTCAAGGCGCAGAGTGGATTAAAGCACGACAATCCGTTCAAAGTCTGGATTTGGCTCAGATGGGAGTCAGCCTGGTCAAGGAAACGGCTCAGGATCTCCTGGCCTCCGTGCAGATCCAGGATGTCATGAACACTACCTACTTGATGCTGCCGTTATCTACACCGATTGTGGATGCGGGGGCAACAATGGTGGGAGAATCGGTGCGGGCGGCGATTTTGGTCGATCCGAGCGATCGCCCTGTGGGGATCGTGACCCTAACCGACATCAAACGTGGACTCAGCGGAACTGGGCGATCGCCTCTGGGATTAACCCTAAGCGACATTGCCACCAAGGAAATTCTGATTGCCTACCCGGATGAATCGGCAGCCCAGGCAATCACCCGAATGGATAGTCGAGGGCTACACTTCTTGCCTGTGGTTGATCGTGACCATCCTGCCAAAGTCTTGGGTATTGTGGAGCGCGATCGCATTTTGCTGGCGGGTGAGCTGAAATCAATGCAATCGCTGCTGACGCATCAGGAATTGCAAACGGTATAG